Proteins found in one Pyxidicoccus trucidator genomic segment:
- a CDS encoding transglutaminase domain-containing protein: protein MASGSSPWKTLFKLLLVGIGVASCFCCCGLGMVGRLAELDVSAPLPGFPSSVRIVDMGAVLLPPGTSPQGARNYEWKAEGLSPPQHYISYGLGAELTEELEEEHTAFGRRLRYRSLGNERFTYNAPAGCTADMRCIYEELMRTNAEPVHELGERFVASIRERGLDASQAAQLIVGFVQRIRYELPRDAPFGIIPPALVPAQDRGDCDSKAVLAVMLLRQAGIDAVLLYSDPLAHAAVGVGLPGGTGTRLRHGGRSYQYAEVTAEGWPLGMIPPQYDKPRLWKVLTLAGRVDTAG from the coding sequence ATGGCCTCCGGCTCCAGTCCCTGGAAGACGCTCTTCAAGCTGCTGCTCGTGGGCATCGGCGTCGCGAGCTGCTTCTGCTGCTGCGGGCTGGGCATGGTGGGGCGGCTGGCGGAGCTGGACGTGAGCGCGCCGCTGCCGGGCTTCCCGAGCAGCGTGCGAATCGTGGACATGGGCGCCGTGCTGCTCCCGCCCGGCACGTCGCCGCAGGGCGCGCGCAACTATGAGTGGAAGGCGGAGGGCCTCAGCCCCCCGCAGCACTACATCTCCTATGGGCTGGGCGCGGAGCTGACCGAGGAGCTGGAGGAGGAGCACACCGCCTTCGGCCGGCGGCTGCGCTACCGCTCGCTGGGCAACGAGCGCTTCACCTACAACGCGCCGGCCGGGTGCACGGCGGACATGCGCTGTATCTACGAGGAGCTGATGCGCACCAACGCGGAGCCCGTCCACGAGCTGGGGGAGCGCTTCGTCGCGTCCATCCGCGAGCGCGGGCTGGACGCCTCGCAGGCCGCGCAGCTCATCGTCGGCTTCGTGCAGCGCATCCGCTACGAGCTGCCCCGGGACGCGCCCTTCGGCATCATCCCCCCGGCGCTGGTGCCCGCGCAGGACCGCGGCGACTGCGACTCCAAGGCGGTGCTGGCGGTGATGCTGCTGCGGCAGGCAGGCATCGACGCGGTGCTGCTCTACTCGGACCCGCTGGCGCACGCGGCGGTGGGCGTGGGGCTCCCGGGAGGCACCGGCACCCGCCTGCGGCACGGCGGGCGCAGCTACCAGTACGCGGAAGTCACCGCCGAGGGCTGGCCGCTGGGGATGATTCCTCCCCAGTACGACAAGCCCCGGCTGTGGAAGGTGCTGACGCTGGCCGGCCGGGTTGACACGGCCGGCTGA
- a CDS encoding S41 family peptidase, with amino-acid sequence MSPNPQTRFHGRGRRAPTLSWLLLAACILQTACSDEKPPGPPPVEVPAPQAIDWCPYVAAGPPGTAPGALAMSSAHALVRFFSPGSHYVALDAALVRALEGPTVDWDAAARVYAEALESVCALETVAEAPLPAVSVEDLGGIAVIHPGTGDVTLPAGARAVAIDLRVLPAAPGLEEALGRAISAASTGAVARVNYRVRVHKGLMDEVREESAYSNTTTSQSSPPYTASGAAELPVALLTSPTLAPAAARFAVDLRAAGRAWLFGEPVATAVAESRWVPIGARGLAIRVLQLEDSAGPLPDLLPADRALQGALADSLRELPTLGAPTSLDRSVPAARAKMERRRPQEESRPTVGESPGIARASLVIAHGAMRRFFPYFPVVGDGIDARLEETLAAVDAAPVSRERLIQHMRRFGAVLQDGHNFVFAANPPTIGYLPALFTEVQGEAVVRRSMEPGMRPGDTLVRIGPRSAADWYAEELARTSAATPGYRFDLATRRLREMTGPLALGLRALDGSERTVEVQPQPSSSLTGLGSLGPERPAGWLDDLGAPSLYYLNLDTAVLDRMEDFRQSMTEATKARGLVVDMRGYPGGINHYLVAAHLIQQPFVSPLFRYTRWTGPDQRSTEDENLNFEPVTASAFTGPIVLLVGPHSVSAAENFAIMLVATKRVRVVGQRSAGTNGNITTLLLPGFIQFLFTGMEVLHPDGSTFHGVGIVPDVEAAPTAEDIATGRDPELLKAIELLLQ; translated from the coding sequence ATGAGCCCGAATCCACAGACGCGCTTCCACGGGAGGGGCCGGCGCGCTCCCACCCTGAGTTGGCTGCTGCTGGCGGCCTGCATCCTCCAGACGGCCTGCTCGGACGAGAAGCCCCCCGGACCTCCGCCCGTCGAAGTCCCCGCGCCGCAGGCCATCGACTGGTGCCCGTACGTGGCGGCCGGCCCTCCAGGCACCGCGCCCGGCGCGCTGGCGATGTCCTCGGCCCACGCCCTGGTGCGCTTCTTCAGCCCGGGCAGCCACTACGTGGCGCTGGATGCCGCCCTGGTCCGCGCGCTGGAAGGGCCGACCGTGGACTGGGATGCCGCGGCGCGCGTCTATGCGGAGGCCCTCGAAAGCGTGTGCGCGCTGGAAACCGTGGCCGAGGCGCCGCTGCCCGCCGTGAGCGTGGAAGACCTGGGCGGCATCGCCGTCATCCACCCGGGCACCGGTGACGTGACACTGCCGGCGGGCGCCCGGGCCGTGGCCATCGACCTGAGAGTGCTTCCCGCCGCCCCCGGGCTGGAGGAGGCCCTGGGGCGTGCCATCTCCGCCGCGAGCACCGGGGCCGTGGCGCGGGTGAACTACCGCGTCCGCGTCCACAAGGGGCTGATGGACGAGGTCCGCGAGGAGAGCGCCTATTCGAACACCACCACGAGCCAGTCCTCCCCGCCGTACACGGCGTCGGGAGCGGCGGAGCTGCCCGTCGCGCTGCTGACCAGCCCCACCCTGGCACCGGCGGCGGCGCGCTTCGCGGTGGACCTGCGCGCGGCGGGTCGCGCCTGGCTGTTCGGCGAGCCCGTGGCCACCGCGGTGGCGGAGTCCCGCTGGGTGCCCATCGGCGCGAGGGGGCTCGCCATCCGCGTCTTGCAGCTCGAGGACTCCGCAGGCCCACTCCCGGACCTGCTGCCCGCGGACCGGGCGCTGCAAGGGGCGCTGGCCGACAGCCTGCGCGAGCTTCCGACGCTGGGAGCGCCGACCTCGCTGGACCGGAGCGTGCCCGCCGCCCGCGCGAAGATGGAGCGGCGGAGGCCCCAGGAGGAGTCCCGTCCCACGGTGGGAGAGTCGCCCGGCATCGCCCGCGCGAGCCTCGTCATCGCCCACGGCGCCATGCGGCGGTTCTTCCCGTACTTCCCCGTCGTTGGCGACGGCATCGACGCGAGGTTGGAGGAGACTCTCGCCGCCGTGGACGCAGCGCCCGTGAGCCGGGAGCGCCTCATCCAGCACATGCGGCGCTTCGGCGCAGTCCTCCAGGACGGGCACAACTTCGTCTTCGCAGCGAACCCGCCCACCATCGGCTACCTCCCCGCGCTCTTCACGGAGGTCCAGGGTGAGGCGGTGGTCCGCCGCTCAATGGAGCCGGGGATGCGACCGGGCGACACCCTCGTGCGCATCGGCCCCCGTTCCGCGGCCGACTGGTATGCCGAGGAGCTGGCCCGCACCTCCGCCGCCACCCCGGGCTACCGCTTCGACCTGGCCACGCGGCGGCTGCGCGAGATGACCGGTCCGCTCGCGCTCGGGCTCCGGGCGCTGGATGGCAGCGAGCGCACGGTGGAGGTGCAGCCCCAGCCCTCCAGTTCGCTGACAGGGCTCGGCTCCCTGGGCCCGGAGCGCCCGGCGGGGTGGCTCGACGACCTGGGGGCGCCGTCCCTCTACTACCTCAACCTGGACACCGCGGTGCTCGACCGCATGGAGGACTTCCGCCAGAGCATGACGGAGGCCACGAAGGCCCGGGGCCTGGTGGTGGACATGCGCGGCTACCCTGGCGGCATCAACCACTACCTCGTCGCCGCGCACCTCATCCAGCAGCCGTTCGTCTCTCCCCTCTTCCGCTACACGCGGTGGACGGGCCCGGACCAGCGGAGCACCGAGGACGAGAACCTCAACTTCGAGCCCGTGACGGCGTCGGCCTTCACCGGCCCCATCGTCCTGTTGGTGGGGCCTCACTCGGTGTCGGCGGCGGAGAACTTCGCCATCATGCTGGTCGCCACGAAGCGGGTCCGCGTGGTGGGCCAGCGCAGCGCTGGCACCAACGGAAACATCACCACCCTGCTCCTTCCCGGCTTCATCCAGTTCCTGTTCACCGGCATGGAGGTCCTCCATCCGGACGGCTCCACCTTCCACGGCGTGGGCATCGTCCCGGATGTGGAGGCGGCGCCCACGGCGGAGGACATCGCCACGGGCAGGGACCCGGAGCTGCTCAAGGCTATTGAATTGCTGCTGCAATAG
- a CDS encoding DUF350 domain-containing protein, with product MDLVLLLVGLMKVLFGGLVAALGIWLGLRGLSRILGTNPVEELRQGNTAAGIVHAASLLALGLLVQHAVQATSDAVDLTVRTPPFQPLMVGKLLAVAVLHVGLSLGVGVAVLALGVLLFDRMTPGIDELAEVRKGNLAAALILSAILLVLALLTAPGLQAALNGLIPFPQLPEGILREPA from the coding sequence ATGGACCTCGTCCTCCTCCTCGTCGGCCTCATGAAGGTGCTGTTCGGCGGCCTCGTCGCCGCGCTCGGAATCTGGCTGGGGCTGCGCGGCCTCAGCCGCATCCTGGGCACCAACCCGGTGGAGGAGCTGCGCCAGGGCAACACGGCGGCGGGCATCGTCCATGCCGCCAGCCTCCTGGCGCTCGGGCTGCTGGTGCAGCACGCGGTGCAGGCCACGTCGGACGCGGTGGACCTCACCGTGCGCACCCCGCCCTTCCAGCCGCTGATGGTGGGCAAGCTGCTCGCCGTCGCGGTGCTGCACGTGGGGCTGTCGCTGGGAGTGGGCGTGGCGGTGCTGGCGCTCGGCGTCCTGCTGTTCGACCGCATGACGCCCGGCATCGACGAGCTGGCCGAGGTGCGCAAGGGCAACCTCGCCGCGGCGCTCATCCTCTCCGCAATCCTCCTGGTGCTCGCGCTGCTGACGGCGCCGGGGCTCCAGGCGGCGCTCAACGGCCTCATCCCCTTCCCGCAGCTTCCCGAGGGGATACTGCGGGAGCCCGCGTGA
- a CDS encoding CAP domain-containing protein, translating to MVSRSLPLFLLGAAVLAGCGGPEAPVTETGEGALVPAVETSEASNAVSAFAYCDDVATWTPAWANLEAQVLTLVNQRRAAGATCGGVAKPAAPALTLDTRLRCAARKHSRDMGTNNFMSHTGSDGTTPWQRMTSAGYTYRNAAENVAAGYSTAAAVVNGWMASTGHCNNIMNPVLVHLGVGYFNAPGSTYKHYWTQDFGRP from the coding sequence ATGGTCTCCCGCTCCCTTCCGCTGTTCCTCCTTGGTGCCGCCGTCCTCGCCGGCTGTGGAGGCCCGGAGGCTCCCGTCACCGAGACGGGCGAGGGCGCCCTCGTCCCCGCCGTCGAGACGTCCGAGGCGTCCAACGCGGTCTCCGCCTTCGCGTACTGCGACGACGTGGCGACGTGGACCCCGGCCTGGGCCAACCTGGAGGCCCAGGTGCTCACGCTGGTCAACCAGCGCCGGGCCGCGGGAGCCACCTGTGGCGGCGTGGCGAAGCCGGCGGCGCCCGCGCTCACGCTCGACACGCGGCTGCGCTGCGCTGCGCGCAAGCACTCGCGCGACATGGGGACGAACAACTTCATGAGCCACACCGGCTCGGACGGCACCACGCCGTGGCAGCGGATGACGTCGGCTGGCTACACGTACCGCAACGCCGCGGAGAACGTCGCCGCCGGGTACTCCACCGCCGCCGCCGTGGTGAACGGGTGGATGGCCAGCACCGGACACTGCAACAACATCATGAACCCCGTCCTGGTCCACCTCGGCGTCGGCTACTTCAACGCACCTGGCAGCACCTACAAGCACTACTGGACGCAGGACTTCGGCAGGCCCTGA
- a CDS encoding DUF779 domain-containing protein: protein MTVARVEVTPEAAAVIRQLRDAHGPLMFHQSGGCCDGSAPMCYPLREFRVGQRDVFLGEVEGCPVYIGGAQFEYWQHTHLTLDVVPGRGAGFSLEAPLGVRFLTRSRVFTDEEYERMKHAPPPRRGPPE, encoded by the coding sequence ATGACGGTGGCACGCGTGGAGGTGACGCCCGAGGCCGCCGCCGTCATCCGCCAGCTGCGCGACGCGCACGGGCCGCTGATGTTCCACCAGTCGGGCGGCTGCTGCGACGGCAGCGCCCCCATGTGCTACCCGCTGCGCGAGTTCCGCGTCGGCCAGCGAGACGTCTTCCTGGGCGAGGTGGAGGGCTGTCCCGTCTACATCGGCGGCGCTCAGTTCGAGTACTGGCAGCACACCCACCTCACCCTGGACGTGGTGCCAGGGCGGGGCGCGGGCTTCAGCCTCGAAGCCCCACTGGGCGTGCGCTTCCTCACCCGGAGCCGGGTCTTCACCGATGAGGAATACGAGCGCATGAAGCACGCCCCGCCCCCGAGGCGCGGCCCACCGGAGTAA
- a CDS encoding ATP-binding protein — protein sequence MELVLFIGLQGSGKSSFYRLRFAETHALVSKDLWPHARRKDVRQRRYISEALAAGRSVVVDNTNPSPEVRAPLVALGHEHGARVVGFYFASDLKQCLERNAQRQGRARVPEVALFATVKQLRRPGRAEGFDSLYHVTLNAEGGFRVEEWKEESDGTG from the coding sequence ATGGAACTGGTCCTGTTCATCGGCCTGCAGGGCTCCGGGAAGAGCAGCTTCTATCGGCTGCGCTTCGCGGAGACGCACGCGCTGGTGAGCAAGGACCTGTGGCCCCACGCGCGCCGGAAGGACGTGCGCCAGCGGCGGTACATCTCCGAGGCGCTCGCTGCGGGACGCTCGGTGGTGGTGGACAACACCAACCCGTCGCCCGAGGTGCGCGCACCGCTCGTCGCCCTGGGCCACGAGCACGGCGCGCGTGTCGTCGGCTTCTACTTCGCGTCGGACCTGAAGCAGTGCCTGGAGCGCAACGCTCAGCGGCAGGGGCGGGCCCGGGTTCCGGAGGTGGCGCTGTTCGCCACCGTGAAGCAGCTCCGGCGGCCGGGTCGCGCCGAGGGCTTCGATTCGCTGTACCACGTGACGTTGAACGCGGAAGGCGGCTTCCGCGTCGAGGAATGGAAGGAGGAGTCCGATGGAACCGGATGA
- a CDS encoding tRNA(His) guanylyltransferase Thg1 family protein translates to MEPDELATRMRQGEVFHGLRLLPGAWTVLRVDGRGFSRFTEARFEKPFDPAFHQLMVRTASALLEDLQGVYAYTQSDEISVLFRPDWSLFDRSMEKVVSLAAGLASATFTHAAGVPATFDGRAWLGTNERAVLDYFQWRQSDGSRCALHGWCYWTLRKEGRSASQATRELDGRNVGFKNELLFQRGVNFNEVPLWQRRGSAIFWEHYQKEGVDPRNGQRTQASRRRLKVDSELPMKEAYEDFLRGVLATSEPPPAA, encoded by the coding sequence ATGGAACCGGATGAGCTGGCCACCCGCATGAGACAGGGTGAGGTGTTCCACGGCTTGCGCCTGCTGCCGGGGGCGTGGACGGTGCTGCGCGTGGACGGCCGGGGCTTCTCGCGCTTCACCGAGGCGCGCTTCGAGAAGCCCTTCGACCCCGCCTTCCACCAGCTCATGGTGCGCACCGCCAGCGCGCTGCTGGAGGACCTCCAGGGCGTGTACGCGTACACGCAGAGCGACGAAATCTCCGTCCTCTTCCGGCCGGACTGGTCGCTGTTCGACCGCTCCATGGAGAAGGTGGTGTCCCTGGCCGCGGGCCTCGCGAGCGCCACCTTCACGCACGCGGCGGGCGTGCCGGCCACGTTCGACGGCCGGGCGTGGCTGGGCACCAACGAGCGCGCGGTGCTGGACTACTTCCAGTGGCGCCAGTCGGACGGCAGCCGGTGCGCACTGCATGGCTGGTGCTATTGGACGCTGCGCAAGGAGGGCCGGAGCGCCTCTCAGGCCACGCGCGAGCTGGACGGCCGCAACGTGGGCTTCAAGAACGAGCTGCTCTTCCAGCGCGGCGTCAACTTCAACGAGGTGCCGCTCTGGCAGCGCCGGGGCTCCGCCATCTTCTGGGAGCACTACCAGAAGGAGGGCGTGGACCCGCGCAACGGCCAGCGCACCCAGGCCTCGCGTCGGCGGCTCAAGGTGGACTCGGAGCTTCCGATGAAGGAGGCGTACGAGGACTTCCTGCGCGGCGTGCTCGCCACGTCCGAGCCGCCGCCCGCGGCGTAG
- a CDS encoding aldehyde dehydrogenase family protein, which produces MVYAAPNQPGSKVKFKSRYQNFIGGRWVEPVRGQYFQNISPVTGQPFCEVPRSTSEDIDKALDAAHAARVAWGKTSVTTRANILNKIADRLEQNLEMLAVAESWDNGKPVRETLAADLPLAIDHFRYFAGCIRAQEGSAGELDADTVAYHFHEPLGVVAQIIPWNFPILMAAWKLAPALAAGNCVVLKPAEQTPVGILLVTELIQDLLPDGVLNVVNGFGVEAGKPLASSNRVAKVAFTGETTTGRLILQYASENLIPVTLELGGKSPNIFFDDVMAQDDDFLDKAMEGFAMFALNQGEVCTCPSRALVGERIYGQFIERALERVKKVKPGNPLDPTTTLGAQASNDQLEKILGYIDIGKKEGAKVLMGGERVHLPGDLKDGYYVAPTVFQGTNRMRVFQEEIFGPVVAVTTFKDFDDAMRIANDTLYGLGAGVWTRDINTAYRAGRTIEAGRVWTNCYHLYPAHAAFGGYKQSGIGRENHRKMLDHYQQTKNLLVSYSPKALGFF; this is translated from the coding sequence ATGGTCTACGCCGCCCCCAATCAGCCCGGCTCGAAGGTGAAGTTCAAGTCCCGCTATCAGAACTTCATCGGCGGTCGCTGGGTCGAGCCCGTGCGCGGGCAATACTTCCAGAACATCAGCCCCGTGACGGGCCAGCCCTTCTGTGAGGTGCCGCGCTCCACCTCCGAGGACATCGACAAGGCGTTGGATGCCGCCCACGCCGCGCGCGTGGCCTGGGGGAAGACCTCGGTCACCACCCGCGCCAACATCCTCAACAAGATTGCCGACCGGCTCGAGCAGAACCTGGAGATGCTCGCCGTCGCCGAGAGCTGGGACAACGGCAAGCCTGTACGCGAGACGCTCGCCGCCGACCTGCCGCTCGCCATCGACCACTTCCGCTACTTCGCCGGCTGCATCCGCGCGCAGGAGGGCTCGGCGGGCGAGCTGGACGCGGACACCGTCGCCTACCACTTCCACGAGCCGCTCGGCGTCGTGGCGCAGATCATCCCCTGGAACTTCCCCATCCTGATGGCGGCGTGGAAGCTCGCCCCGGCGCTCGCCGCGGGCAACTGCGTGGTGCTCAAGCCCGCGGAGCAGACGCCCGTCGGCATCCTGCTCGTCACCGAGCTCATCCAGGACCTCCTCCCGGACGGCGTGCTCAACGTCGTCAACGGCTTCGGTGTCGAGGCCGGCAAGCCCCTGGCCAGCAGCAACCGCGTGGCCAAGGTGGCCTTCACCGGCGAGACGACCACCGGCCGCCTCATCCTCCAGTACGCCAGTGAGAACCTCATCCCGGTGACGCTGGAGCTGGGCGGCAAGAGCCCGAACATCTTCTTCGATGACGTGATGGCCCAGGACGACGACTTCCTGGACAAGGCCATGGAGGGCTTCGCCATGTTCGCCCTCAACCAGGGCGAGGTGTGCACCTGCCCCTCGCGCGCCCTGGTGGGTGAGCGCATCTACGGCCAGTTCATCGAGCGCGCCCTCGAGCGCGTCAAGAAGGTGAAGCCGGGCAACCCGCTGGACCCGACGACCACGCTGGGCGCCCAGGCGTCGAACGACCAACTGGAGAAGATTCTCGGCTACATCGACATCGGCAAGAAGGAGGGCGCCAAGGTCCTCATGGGTGGCGAGCGCGTGCACCTGCCCGGCGACCTGAAGGACGGCTACTACGTGGCGCCCACCGTGTTCCAGGGCACCAACCGGATGCGCGTCTTCCAGGAGGAGATCTTCGGGCCCGTGGTGGCCGTCACGACGTTCAAGGACTTCGACGACGCCATGCGCATCGCCAACGACACCCTCTACGGCCTGGGCGCTGGCGTGTGGACGCGCGACATCAACACCGCCTACCGCGCCGGCCGCACCATCGAGGCGGGGCGCGTGTGGACCAACTGCTACCACCTCTACCCGGCGCACGCGGCGTTCGGCGGCTACAAGCAGTCCGGCATCGGCCGGGAGAACCACCGCAAGATGCTGGACCACTACCAGCAGACCAAGAACCTGCTGGTGAGCTACAGCCCCAAGGCCCTGGGCTTCTTCTGA
- a CDS encoding S8 family serine peptidase, with protein sequence MKLPFSSYADRWRPLSVLALGWGLVVPLPVLAAQQPDARPGVTRAPAALAPARLVEGDEAAKARLIPGFEGERGGRFALATGAGLVFHRTDAAVRALRTLDVPDTAVQLHTWEEEGADGVRQDFFAYSRGGAELLGRVQATSYVIRLEQSQFDPVRGARPLVTGLLSADPDNTLQLVQFQGTPLPEFRSAIEAAGGKVLRFLSDHAFLVEMDPSVQKRVAELPYVRWVGPYHPEYRVEAPLREAMLGRTARLVPQRYSIMVGEHGAARQGEVAELVRKLGGTVDLVEPGGWRVEATLTQPQLERLVRSNAVQFVDRWGGPGEVDMNNVRAVGGAAALETLRGWTGQGVRGEIFDTELRTTHQEWANAPIIHSTSSAGSAHGTSCYSINFARGVDANARGLLPSGQGIFFLYSQSTQFGGTKSRYDINKELIDPAGPYRAVFQTSSVGSTLGTTYTTISAEVDDYLLKHPILSTQSQSNNGTRNSRPQAWAKNIVSVGGLYHYDNTSRTDDKWGGGASIGPAADGRIKPDLAYFYDAVRSANNTSNTSYYNFSGTSAATPQTAGHFGLLFQMWHNGVWTGFGGKADVFTSRPQMATAKALMINMAYRYNWPAGGANGDLDRNKQGWGTADVKRLYDRAAVTSIVDETDVLLPLAKKLYNVSVATGQTELNVTMVYNDPAGTVGAARARINDLSLRVTSPTGVIYWGNNGLTAGNTSTSGGVSNKLDTVENVFLANPAAGTWKVEVLADELVQDARLETPAIDADYGLVVSGGRFL encoded by the coding sequence ATGAAACTTCCCTTCTCGTCGTATGCAGACCGCTGGCGCCCGCTCTCCGTCCTGGCCCTGGGCTGGGGCCTGGTCGTCCCGCTGCCGGTGCTCGCGGCGCAGCAACCGGATGCGCGTCCGGGCGTGACGCGCGCTCCGGCGGCGCTCGCGCCGGCCCGCCTCGTCGAGGGTGACGAGGCGGCGAAGGCCCGTCTCATCCCGGGCTTCGAGGGAGAGCGCGGAGGCCGCTTCGCGCTGGCCACCGGGGCCGGGCTCGTGTTCCACCGCACGGACGCGGCCGTGCGTGCGCTGCGCACGCTCGACGTGCCCGACACGGCGGTGCAGCTCCACACGTGGGAGGAGGAGGGCGCGGACGGCGTGCGCCAGGACTTCTTCGCCTACAGCCGGGGCGGCGCGGAGCTGCTGGGCCGCGTGCAGGCCACCAGCTACGTCATCCGCCTGGAGCAGTCCCAGTTCGACCCCGTCCGTGGCGCCAGGCCGCTGGTGACGGGCCTGCTCTCCGCGGACCCGGACAACACGCTGCAGCTGGTGCAGTTCCAGGGGACGCCGCTGCCGGAGTTCCGCTCGGCCATCGAGGCCGCTGGCGGCAAGGTGCTGCGCTTCCTGTCGGACCACGCGTTCCTGGTGGAGATGGACCCGAGCGTCCAGAAGCGCGTGGCGGAGCTGCCCTACGTGCGCTGGGTAGGCCCCTACCACCCGGAGTATCGCGTGGAGGCGCCGCTGCGTGAGGCGATGCTGGGCCGCACCGCGCGCCTGGTGCCGCAGCGCTACTCCATCATGGTCGGCGAGCACGGAGCCGCGCGGCAGGGCGAGGTGGCAGAGTTGGTGCGCAAGCTGGGCGGCACGGTGGACCTGGTGGAGCCGGGTGGCTGGCGCGTGGAGGCCACGCTCACCCAGCCCCAGTTGGAGCGGCTGGTGCGCTCCAACGCGGTGCAGTTCGTCGACCGCTGGGGTGGCCCCGGCGAGGTGGACATGAACAACGTGCGCGCCGTCGGCGGCGCCGCCGCGCTCGAGACGCTGCGCGGCTGGACGGGCCAGGGCGTGCGCGGCGAAATCTTCGACACCGAGCTGCGCACCACGCACCAGGAGTGGGCCAACGCGCCCATCATCCACAGCACGTCCAGCGCGGGCAGCGCCCACGGCACCTCGTGCTACAGCATCAACTTCGCACGGGGCGTGGACGCCAATGCAAGGGGCCTGCTGCCCTCCGGGCAGGGCATCTTCTTCCTCTACAGCCAGTCCACGCAGTTCGGCGGCACCAAGTCCCGCTACGACATCAACAAGGAGCTCATCGACCCGGCCGGCCCCTACCGCGCCGTGTTCCAGACGTCGAGCGTGGGCAGCACGCTGGGCACCACGTACACCACCATCTCCGCCGAGGTGGACGACTACCTGCTGAAGCACCCCATCCTCAGCACGCAGTCGCAGAGCAACAACGGCACCCGGAACTCGCGCCCGCAGGCGTGGGCGAAGAACATCGTCTCCGTGGGCGGGCTGTACCACTACGACAACACCAGCCGCACGGATGACAAGTGGGGCGGCGGCGCCAGCATCGGCCCGGCGGCGGACGGCCGCATCAAGCCGGACCTCGCGTACTTCTATGACGCGGTCCGCTCGGCGAACAACACGAGCAACACGTCGTACTACAACTTCAGCGGCACCAGCGCGGCCACGCCCCAGACGGCGGGCCACTTCGGGCTGCTGTTCCAGATGTGGCACAACGGCGTGTGGACCGGCTTCGGCGGCAAGGCGGACGTCTTCACCAGCCGCCCGCAGATGGCCACGGCGAAGGCGCTGATGATCAACATGGCGTACCGCTACAACTGGCCGGCAGGCGGCGCCAACGGCGACCTGGACCGCAACAAGCAGGGCTGGGGCACGGCGGACGTGAAGCGCCTCTATGACCGCGCCGCGGTGACGAGCATCGTCGACGAGACGGACGTCCTCCTCCCGCTGGCGAAGAAGCTCTACAACGTCAGCGTGGCCACCGGGCAGACGGAGCTGAACGTCACCATGGTCTACAACGACCCCGCCGGCACGGTGGGCGCGGCCCGCGCGCGCATCAATGACTTGTCGCTGCGCGTGACGTCGCCCACGGGCGTCATCTACTGGGGCAACAACGGCCTGACGGCGGGCAACACGTCCACGTCGGGTGGCGTCTCCAACAAGCTGGACACGGTGGAGAACGTCTTCCTCGCGAACCCGGCGGCCGGCACGTGGAAGGTGGAGGTGCTCGCCGATGAGCTCGTCCAGGACGCGCGCCTGGAGACGCCCGCCATCGACGCCGACTACGGCCTGGTGGTGAGCGGCGGTAGGTTCCTCTAA